The genome window CGCGACGCCGACGGGTTCATGCCCGCCCCGCCCCATGACGAGACCGGCCACACCTGGCACCACCCCGACGCCATGCTCTTCGCCATCACCAAGTTCGGCACCGAGGCCGTGGTGGGGCAGGGCTACCAAAGCAACATGGCCGCCTTCGAAGGCGTGCTGAGCGACGACGAGATCCTCGCCACCCTCGCCTTCATCAAAAGCACCTGGCCGCCCGAGCTGATCGAGGCGCACAACGGCATGAACGCCCAGTTCGAGGCCGGCCAGAACTGAAAAGGCCCGCCACAACGGGCGGG of Oceanicola sp. 502str15 contains these proteins:
- a CDS encoding cytochrome c yields the protein MKTPLIALACTAALASLWLAWPGQAEGTTGLLPYTDPEALALGQTLYAENCAACHGAALEGQVANWRERDADGFMPAPPHDETGHTWHHPDAMLFAITKFGTEAVVGQGYQSNMAAFEGVLSDDEILATLAFIKSTWPPELIEAHNGMNAQFEAGQN